The genome window GGCCGGAGATATTTCAGCCTACATTCCTACAAATGTAATTTCGATTACTGACGGACAAATCTTTTTAATGAGTGATTTGTTCTTCGCGGGGACTAGGCCAGCTGTCGACGCAGGAGCTTCAGTCTCTCGAGTCGGTGGTGCTGCTCAGACAAAAGCAATGAAGAAATTATCAGGAACCTTGAGAATTGACTTAGCTAGTTATCGCGAGTTGGAATCATTTTCTCAATTTGGAACTGATCTTGATGCGGCTACGCAGTCTAAATTAAATCGGGGTCGACGAACTGTTGAAGTACTGAAACAAAAGTTGCACCAAATGCTTTCCGTGTCTGATGAAACTGTGATTTTTTATGCTTTAACTAAGGGATACGTTGATAATGTTCCAATCAATAATATTACGGGATATGAAGAGTTTTTAATTAAGACGATGCATGCTCAATATTCTGAAATTATGGATGAAATTCAAAACAGCAAAGATTTGCCTAAAGATGATTCGCTTAATCAAGCAGTTAAAGAGATTACCGATACTTATATCGCCTCTTTAAATGCTAAAAACAAGGAAAATCCGGCAAGTCAAATTGCAAATAAGATTTCAAATTAGGTGTCTAAATGTCACAATCATTAACAGATATTAAACATCGAATTGCGTCGGTTAAAAGCACCGAACAGATCACCAAAGCAATGCGAATGGTGTCAGCATCTAAAATGAGCCAGGTGCAAAGACAGTATGCTAAATATGAGGTTTACGATAATAAGTTAAGGAACATCGTACAAAAATTAGCTCATTCGCAAACTTTTCAAAACATTGCTCAACTACACGAAAGTGACCCAGAATCTTTAGAAGGGGTTTACTTTGACCAAACAGAACAAGCAATCGTTAATAGTTTCTTGGCGAGCCAAAAAGATGGTTTTGAGGAAAACAGTAAAAGGACCGCTTACTTAGTGATTACTGGGGATCGGGGACTCGTTGGCAGCTACAACAGTAGCGTTTTAAAATCTTCATTGAAAATGTTGCGTCAGGATCACGAAAAAGGTGAAGAACCATTGCTTTTTTGTGCGGGTAGTGTTGGAGTTGATTTTTTTCATCGTCGAGGGATTAACATCGATTTGGAAATTATGGATGTTTCAGATAGCCCAAGTTTCGGTGAGGTTAGAAAAATAATTGTTAAAGCTATAGATCTTTTTCAAAAAGGCTTGTATGGCAAATTACTTATTTGTTATAACCACTTTGTTAACTCCTTAACCAGTAGTTTTCGAATCGAACAGGTTCTACCTTTATCAGACTTAGAAATTTTTGACAAGGAATATGACTCTGAGTGCGATGAACTTGAATTTTTGCCCGAACCTGATCCGGTAACCGTTTTGGATACAGTTTTGCCACAATATGCCGAAAGCTTGATTTATGGGGCAATTCTTGATGCGAAATTGGCTGAGCATTCAGCTTCAACGATGGCAATGAAGAGTGCTAGCGATAACGCAGAAGATTTAATTAGTAGAATGTCGATTGAGTATAATCGAGCTCGTCAGGCAGCTATTACGACAGAAATAAATGAAATTGTGGGCGGCGCATCCGCTCTTGAGTAGAAAGGATAGGAATGGCTGATAATATAGGAAAAGTTGTTCAGGTAATTGGACCGGTCGTTGACGTTGAGTTTCCGACTCAAGACAGTTTGCCAGATATTAATAATGCCCTCATCGTCCAAAAAAATGAGGAAGAGACCGTTACACTTGAGGCCTCTTTGGAATTAGGAAATAATGTAATCAGAACGATCGCGATGGAGTCTACTGATGGATTAACTCGTGGCATGAAAGTAATCGATACGGGGTCATCTCTAAAAGTACCAGTCGGCAAAGAGGACTTGGGTCGAGTGTTTAATGTTTTGGGTGAAACTATCGACGGTGGACCAAAATTTGCTCCAGATTATCCTAGAGATACTATCCATCGAGACCCACCTAAGTACGAAGATATTACTCCAACAGATCAAATTTTAGAAACAGGAATCAAAGTTATTGATTTACTTGCTCCATATTTAAGAGGGGGTAAAATTGGATTATTTGGTGGTGCCGGGGTTGGAAAGACCGTTTTAATTCAGGAATTAATGCATAATATTTCAGCTGAGCACGGTGGCATCTCTGTTTTTACAGGGGTTGGTGAAAGAACACGGGAAGGTAATGACCTTTATTACGAAATGAAGGATTCAAACGTCTTAAAAAATACAGCACTGGTGTTTGGTCAGATGAATGAGCCGCCTGGAGCAAGAATGCGGGTAGCTTTAACGGGATTAACGATCGCAGAACATTTTCGAGATGCTGAAAAGCAAGACGTTTTACTCTTTATCGATAATATTTTTCGATTTACCCAAGCAGGTTCAGAAGTTTCAGCATTGTTAGGTCGGATGCCTTCAGCAGTTGGGTATCAACCGACTTTAGCGACAGAAATGGGACAGCTGCAGGAAAGAATTACCTCGACTAAATCGGGATCAATTACTTCCATTCAGGCAGTTTATGTGCCAGCCGATGACTATACGGATCCTGCACCTGCTACAACATTCGCGCATTTGGATGCAACAACTAACTTGGAGCGCCGTTTAACTGAGCAGGGGATTTATCCCGCAGTTGATCCTTTGGAATCGACTTCTAGTGCACTTGACCCCTTAATTGTTGGTGATGAGCACTATGAGGTAGCTACTGGTGTTCAACATGTCCTTCAGCGCTACCGTGAACTGCAAGATATCATTTCGATTTTGGGAATGGATGAATTATCTGACGACGAAAAAACAATTGTCCAAAGAGCTCGTAAGGTTCAATTTTTCCTTTCACAGAATTTCTCAGTTGCTGAACAATTTACCGGAAATCCGGGTTCTTACGTGCCAGTTAAAGACACAATTAAAGGTTTTAAAGGGATCATTGAAGGCCAGTATGATGATATCCCAGAAGATGCATTTCGAAATGTTGGTCCAATCGAAGATGTTTTGAAAAAAGCTGAAACGATGAGAGTTCAAATTAAGGATAATGGCTCAAAAGAAGGCAAGGCGGTTGATGATTCTGACCAAAATTCAACTTCTACAAATAGTGAACATAAAGAAAAGTCTTCGGCTCCAAAGTAGGTGAGATATGAATGAGGATAAAATTTTTCGTATCAATATTGTTACCCCGGATGGTTTGATCTACGATCATCATACTACGATGGTTGTAGTGAAAGCTATTGGAGGAGAGATGGGCGTTGAGGCACATCATGAGCCGATTTTGGTATCGTTAACGATTGCTCCGGTTAAAATTTACCGGGTTGATGGACAGATTCAGTATGTTGCTGTTAATGGCGGTTTTTTGGAAATGGACGACAATGTTGCAACTATCGTGGCCAATACTGCTGAACGTCCAGGTAATATTGATGTTGATCGAGCTCAATCTGCAGAAGAGCGAGCAAAAGAAAAAATTGAAAAAGCAAAACGCGAACATGATGAAGCAGAATTGCGTCGCGCGGCTGTAGCTTTGAAAAGAGCAATCAATCGGATTGATACGGTATCTTTACGTAATCGTTAAATCAATTAACAAATCCTAGTTTCAACGATAAGTTGTTGGTGCTAGGTTTTTTGTTTTTTTAGGTTGATGAATAGTGAAAATTGATTTTACAATATTTGAGTTTTGTTTAATTCAAATAAGAAATGTGAAATTTTTTTAATTTTGGTCTGTTAAATGATATAATTAAGTCCATTGAATAATCAGAAAAATAAAGTAAACGTGGAGTATAAGCATGGCTAAAGAAATTGGCATTGATTTAGGGACGGCCAATGTCCTTATTAATCAAAAGGATAAAGGGATCGTTTTAAATGAACCTTCAGTGGTTGCAGTTGAAACGAGAACAAACCGGGTGGTAGCTGTTGGATCAGAAGCATATCGAATGGTTGGTCGCACACCTGGCGATATTAGAGTAATTAGGCCGCTGAAAGATGGGGTCATTGCTGATTTTGATATCACTGAACAAATGTTGACGTATTTTATCAACAAGTTGAATTTGAAAGGATTTATGTCGCGACCAACAATTTTGATTTGCTGTCCGACAAATATTACCTCAATTGAACAAAAGGCGATTATTGACGCGGCAGAAAAAGCTGGCGGCAAAAAGGTTTATTTGGAGTTAGAACCGAAAGTTGCTGCTGTTGGAGCGGGACTTGATATCTATGAACCGAGCGGTAATATGGTTGTTGATATTGGAGGGGGAACTAGTGATATTGCAGTTCTTTCAATGGGTGAAGTTGTCACTAGTCGATCTCTAAGATTAGCAGGCGACGCGATGGATAC of Xylocopilactobacillus apicola contains these proteins:
- a CDS encoding F0F1 ATP synthase subunit epsilon, which produces MNEDKIFRINIVTPDGLIYDHHTTMVVVKAIGGEMGVEAHHEPILVSLTIAPVKIYRVDGQIQYVAVNGGFLEMDDNVATIVANTAERPGNIDVDRAQSAEERAKEKIEKAKREHDEAELRRAAVALKRAINRIDTVSLRNR
- the atpD gene encoding F0F1 ATP synthase subunit beta, whose protein sequence is MADNIGKVVQVIGPVVDVEFPTQDSLPDINNALIVQKNEEETVTLEASLELGNNVIRTIAMESTDGLTRGMKVIDTGSSLKVPVGKEDLGRVFNVLGETIDGGPKFAPDYPRDTIHRDPPKYEDITPTDQILETGIKVIDLLAPYLRGGKIGLFGGAGVGKTVLIQELMHNISAEHGGISVFTGVGERTREGNDLYYEMKDSNVLKNTALVFGQMNEPPGARMRVALTGLTIAEHFRDAEKQDVLLFIDNIFRFTQAGSEVSALLGRMPSAVGYQPTLATEMGQLQERITSTKSGSITSIQAVYVPADDYTDPAPATTFAHLDATTNLERRLTEQGIYPAVDPLESTSSALDPLIVGDEHYEVATGVQHVLQRYRELQDIISILGMDELSDDEKTIVQRARKVQFFLSQNFSVAEQFTGNPGSYVPVKDTIKGFKGIIEGQYDDIPEDAFRNVGPIEDVLKKAETMRVQIKDNGSKEGKAVDDSDQNSTSTNSEHKEKSSAPK
- the atpG gene encoding ATP synthase F1 subunit gamma — translated: MSQSLTDIKHRIASVKSTEQITKAMRMVSASKMSQVQRQYAKYEVYDNKLRNIVQKLAHSQTFQNIAQLHESDPESLEGVYFDQTEQAIVNSFLASQKDGFEENSKRTAYLVITGDRGLVGSYNSSVLKSSLKMLRQDHEKGEEPLLFCAGSVGVDFFHRRGINIDLEIMDVSDSPSFGEVRKIIVKAIDLFQKGLYGKLLICYNHFVNSLTSSFRIEQVLPLSDLEIFDKEYDSECDELEFLPEPDPVTVLDTVLPQYAESLIYGAILDAKLAEHSASTMAMKSASDNAEDLISRMSIEYNRARQAAITTEINEIVGGASALE
- a CDS encoding rod shape-determining protein, whose protein sequence is MAKEIGIDLGTANVLINQKDKGIVLNEPSVVAVETRTNRVVAVGSEAYRMVGRTPGDIRVIRPLKDGVIADFDITEQMLTYFINKLNLKGFMSRPTILICCPTNITSIEQKAIIDAAEKAGGKKVYLELEPKVAAVGAGLDIYEPSGNMVVDIGGGTSDIAVLSMGEVVTSRSLRLAGDAMDTEIANFVRQKHNLLIGERTAEKIKIDIGYVYKPDPEVSVEVRGRDMVSGLPREITISSVEVSEALHDSMLAIIAGAKEVLEKTPPELSADIVDRGVMLTGGGALLRGISQMFSDSLQIPVIVGDEPLLAVALGTGILLDHLDKGMKI